GCTGTTTGTGTTGCTGCATTTATTTATGTATCtaacggttttttttttttaatcctttttgGGTCGTGAACTGTAGACATACATGTTTAAGTATGATACGGTGCATGGGGAGTGGAAGCATCACGAGATCAAGGTGAAGGACTCTAAGACCCTTCTCTTTGGCGAGAAACAAGTCGCTGTCTTTGGCATTAGGTAGGCTGATCTCTGCTGCCTGTTCTGATGACTCTACTGCTACTGTTGATTTTGTTTGGTAATAGTAGTAGTATTTACTATTTTTGGTTTTATGTAGGAACCCTGAGGAGATCCCATGGGGTGAGACTGGTGCAGAGTATGTTGTGGAGTCCACTGGTGTCTTTACCGACAAGGAGAAGGCTGCTGCTCACTTGAAGGTACTCTTTCATTTGTATCATTTTTATCTAGTGAGGTTGTATTATTTGACCATGCTAGTAACGAGATCTAGATGTTTAAAACGTTGTTTCTGGGTTTATGTTGGTCCATTAGCACATCTTGCAACAATTTAGTGTTCAGCTTTGTTCCTGGGTTGTGGTTTCACTGTTTACTATTTAGAAATCTATCAAGTTCTCCTTAGTTTTAATGGACACCAGACTTGTCAAAGTGTGTTGTTGGAGCCTAGCCAGCAAATTTGTTTTCCAACATGAAAGTATTTTTTgtgcatagatttttttttttttgtttttggttgaTTAAGGATTGGCGttatgcttttttattttttagtcatTTGATGATGAAAAGCATGAGATTCAACTCGCTTATCTTATTGGACAAATCTTGTTTAACAATAGGGTGGTGCCAAGAAGGTCGTCATCTCTGCTCCTAGCAAAGATGCTCCTATGTTTGTCGTGGGTGTGAATGAGCATGAATACAAGCCTGACATTGATGTCGTCTCCAATGCTAGCTGCACCACAAACTGTTTAGCTCCTCTTGCCAAGGTAGTATAGTTGCCCTAATTCATGGTTCCATGTTCTTATCTTCAACTTGTGGTGTCCAATGACAAGTAGCTGTCTAGCTGATTATGTTGGATTTTGTAAATTATGATAGGTCATCCATGATAAATTCGGCATCATTGAGGGTTTGATGACCACAGTGCATTCCATCACTGGTATATATTGCTTGAAATATATGCTTGATTTTTAAATTGGATTACAATTCTTTCAATGGCTGTAATTTGATATGAACTTCATTTTgtatgcttcagctactcagaAGACTGTTGATGGCCCATCCAGCAAGGACTGGAGGGGTGGACGAGCTGCCAGCTTTAACATCATTCCTAGCAGCACCGGTGCTGCCAAGGTATTTCAATTAAGCTGTATGCAAATCTGTATTTGTTCCTGGAGGGAATTCTATTTTCTACCTTTAGCTTTCTCATCTAGGCATATGATGGAAATAGCTATGATCTGGAGAATGTTAAAATAATGCATGCCAGTATCCAGATTTTATTGACTTATTCTATTCTATCATCTAAAATAATGACATTCTGGGTTTACTACACGACttgaatttcaaatgaaaaactTTAGTGAATGAAGCTGGATTTGACTAAATTTTCCTACTTGGTCATGATATTTCTTTTTACttggttttattttttcccttgGATTATGCAGTGTGATTCATTTGTTACTTTTGCTGAATAATTGGATATTTTAGCTTAGAATTTGAggctataaaagatattgtaatTGGGTTGAACGTAATTTTATTTGGGTTGCCTTGTTTGTGTGACTGGGTTGAGAAACCTTTTGAACCAGAGCTTTTTTCCTTATAAGATAAAAGCCAAATATAAATGCCTCAAATAAAATTGATTTGGTTCTTAAACTGGTTTTCTGCACATAGGATCCTTCTATTATGTATACAAGAGGATGGTGTATTTTACTAATAACTGAATTGCCATCCAAGACATCCAACTAAAGGACACTGGGTTTTTTCGCCATGTTTCAGCTGATGGATGCATTTCCACTTTTGGTTGATTTGGTTCTTATTTTTCCCCTTTAGACACAGTGAGAGGCGATGTATATAGAAGGGAAGCCTATATATTCAATGGAATATTCTGCATGTTTAAATGAGGGCTGATGTGAGCCATTTATCTTTACGTGATCATCTTGATGCAACCAAGTGAGAGGTGATGTATATAGAGAGGGAGCCTATATATTCAATAGAATATTCGGCATGTTTGAATGAGGGTTGATGTGAGGCATATATCTTTACATGATCATCCCCATGCACTACAAGTGAAAGTATGTAAAATGTTAGATGTGAATATAATTGACATCTAAATATAATTGTAGTATTGTTGTCGTTTGTTTGACACAGGCTGTTGGCAAAGTTCTGCCTGCCTTGAATGGAAAGTTGACTGGTATGGCTTTCCGTGTTCCAACTGTGGATGTGTCTGTTGTGGATCTCACTGTTAGGATTGAGAAGTCGGCCACCTATGAGGAGATTAAGGCTGCTATGAGGTAAGTCTTGTAGCTAATGAATTTACACTAAGATTATTGACTGTTCTATTTAATATAGTCTGTAACCTTTCTAAAGTTTATTTGGTTTTCCATTCTGGTTGATGCAATTTATTCGTTAATTCAGAGTAGACACCATTAAGAGATTAGTGCATTTATAGTTAAATTATAATCATAAGAAAAAAGAATGGCGCCATTTTTTGCATTGGAGGTTCAATTCTTCCTGCTGTAGCTGGTATATGCCGGGAAATCTTCATGTGCtgtcattttcttcttttttttcttttttgtttgcgTGGTTGCGGCAAACCTAATACCTCAGGTTTCTGAATTGGTATCCTCTAACGAAAGCAGAAGCCTCTGTATTTATTTGTTTCGTTTTATGCATCACAGGGCAGAGTCTGAGGGAAGGCTCAAGGGTATCTTGGGTTATATTGAGGAGGACTTGGTGTCCACTGACTTCGTTGGTGACAGCAGGTATTAACCTTGTTCAAATCTTgatcttggaaaaaaaaaaacctgtaGCTGGTCTGAATGCTTGCATTTTGACTCTGATCGATGCATTAAAACATTCAGAAAAATGTAATTTTTAATTGTCCTTATGTTTTTAATTGGTGCAGGTCAAGCATTTTCGATGCCAAGGCTGGGATTGCTCTCAATGATCACTTCGTCAAGTTGGTGGCTTGGTACGACAACGAGTGGGGCTACAGGTAATCAGTCTTTTATCCTTTGCATTATATGTAGTATTGGATTAATGACAGACACCGTTGATATGACCTCAGTGATTGTCTTGTTGCATTTATCTTCTCTTCTAATACGAGGCATTGACCTTTATTTTTCCTCCCTTTTCCCAGCTCGCGAGTTGTA
This portion of the Phoenix dactylifera cultivar Barhee BC4 chromosome 11, palm_55x_up_171113_PBpolish2nd_filt_p, whole genome shotgun sequence genome encodes:
- the LOC103714477 gene encoding glyceraldehyde-3-phosphate dehydrogenase 3, cytosolic; this translates as MATVKKIKIGINGFGRIGRLVARVALQSSDVELVAVNDPFISTDYMTYMFKYDTVHGEWKHHEIKVKDSKTLLFGEKQVAVFGIRNPEEIPWGETGAEYVVESTGVFTDKEKAAAHLKGGAKKVVISAPSKDAPMFVVGVNEHEYKPDIDVVSNASCTTNCLAPLAKVIHDKFGIIEGLMTTVHSITATQKTVDGPSSKDWRGGRAASFNIIPSSTGAAKAVGKVLPALNGKLTGMAFRVPTVDVSVVDLTVRIEKSATYEEIKAAMRAESEGRLKGILGYIEEDLVSTDFVGDSRSSIFDAKAGIALNDHFVKLVAWYDNEWGYSSRVVDLIRTMHGKK